In Deinococcus aerophilus, the genomic stretch GTGTATCTGTCGGCGCAGGGCCCCCACATCACCACCGATCTGCAGCGCCGGCCGTTCGTGCTGGGACAGGGCGAGTGGGCCGCGGTGCGGGCGGCGGGGTACGGGGAGGGATAAGCGGGGTGGCAGGTGGGAACGGGGCGACTTCCTTTTTCTCCGCCCCACCCCTCCCCTTAGCGTTCACACAAGCCTGTTCGTGCGCCCAGCGGTTAGGCTGAGGGTATGGCGAACCTCGGCTCCTCTACGGTCATGCTCACGGGAGCAGGCGGCGCACTTGCGACGGCCATTGCTCAGGAACTCGACGACGCGGGCGCACAGATGGTCCTGGTCGGGCGCGGCGAGGCCCTGGCCCGCGCCGCCGACCGCTTTCCTGCCACCGAGGTGATCGACACCGACCTGTCCGACCCGGCGAGCGTGGCCGAGCTGAAGAAGGTCAAGGTGGACATCCTGGTCCACACGGCGGGTGCGTACACCATGCAGCCGGTGCAGAAGGCGACCACCGACGATCTGCGGGCGATGCTCGACGCCAACCTGCTGACCCTGTTCCACGCTGTTCAGGGCGTGCTGCCGCACATGCTCCGGCAGAAAGACGGCATCATTCTGGGCGTGAGTGCGGCGCAGGCCGCGCGCATGAGCGGCCCCGGCGCGGCGCTGTACACCGCGAGCAAGGCGGCCGTGAGCGCCTACATCTACAGCCTGAACGACGAACTCAAGGCGCGGGGCGTGCGCGGCTGCGTGCTGTACCCGATGGGAGCCATCGACACCCCAGCCAACCGGGACGCCGGCCTCAAGTGGGAGACCATGATTGACGTCCGCGGGCTGGCCAAGAGTGTGGCCCACCTGCTGACCCGCCCCGACCGCGCCCACCTGACCGAGCTGAAGGTGTACCCGGATGTGGAGGAGTAGCCCAGGCCTCTGAGCACTCAGACACAGAGAAGTGGGGCCCTGAAGCTGTTCCTCAGCCCTCCCCCACCCGGGTGAGCACGTAGAACACCCGGTCGCCGTC encodes the following:
- a CDS encoding SDR family oxidoreductase, producing MANLGSSTVMLTGAGGALATAIAQELDDAGAQMVLVGRGEALARAADRFPATEVIDTDLSDPASVAELKKVKVDILVHTAGAYTMQPVQKATTDDLRAMLDANLLTLFHAVQGVLPHMLRQKDGIILGVSAAQAARMSGPGAALYTASKAAVSAYIYSLNDELKARGVRGCVLYPMGAIDTPANRDAGLKWETMIDVRGLAKSVAHLLTRPDRAHLTELKVYPDVEE